The Nitrosospira lacus genome window below encodes:
- a CDS encoding glutathione S-transferase N-terminal domain-containing protein, with product MMTLYSATTCPFSHRCRIVLYEKGMDFQIIDVDLHNKPEDLAVMTPYSRVPVLVERDLILYESNIINEYIDDRFPHPQLMPADPVMRARARLFLHRFEQELFCHIDSVESSNQKTADKARATIRDNLTVIAPVFVKQKYMLGDEFSMLDVAIAPLLWRLDHYGIQLPKQAAPLLKFAERLFSRPAFIDALTASEKAMRK from the coding sequence ATGATGACGCTGTACTCAGCCACCACTTGCCCATTCAGCCATCGCTGCCGTATCGTGCTGTATGAAAAGGGAATGGATTTCCAGATTATTGATGTCGATCTTCACAACAAGCCCGAAGATCTGGCGGTCATGACCCCCTATAGCCGGGTTCCGGTACTGGTGGAACGCGATCTCATTTTGTATGAATCCAATATCATCAACGAATATATTGATGACCGCTTCCCACATCCGCAGCTCATGCCCGCTGATCCGGTAATGCGTGCCCGCGCACGGCTGTTTCTGCATCGCTTCGAGCAGGAACTTTTTTGCCATATCGACTCTGTCGAGAGCAGCAATCAGAAAACAGCGGATAAGGCGCGCGCGACGATCCGCGATAATCTGACGGTGATTGCACCGGTATTTGTCAAACAGAAATACATGCTGGGAGACGAGTTTTCCATGCTCGATGTAGCGATTGCGCCACTTCTCTGGCGACTCGATCATTATGGCATTCAGCTGCCCAAGCAAGCCGCGCCGCTATTGAAATTTGCCGAGCGCCTGTTCAGCAGACCGGCGTTCATTGACGCGCTCACCGCTTCCGAGAAGGCGATGCGCAAATGA
- a CDS encoding ClpXP protease specificity-enhancing factor: MKERSTKPYLIRAIYEWCSDSGYTPYLSVKVDAQTRVPTEFVKNGEIILNISFDAAHHLTLGNDLIQFSARFGGLSQEISIPVNAVQGIFAKETTQGILFPPEGEADAVQPENGIENPDKPPSSTQISPAPAGKKRRFQVIK, from the coding sequence ATGAAAGAGCGTTCCACCAAACCCTATCTGATTCGCGCTATTTACGAATGGTGCTCCGATAGCGGTTACACCCCTTATCTATCGGTCAAGGTGGATGCCCAGACTCGTGTACCCACCGAATTTGTGAAAAACGGTGAGATCATACTCAACATCAGTTTTGATGCGGCACATCATCTTACGTTGGGTAACGATTTAATCCAGTTTTCTGCCCGCTTCGGCGGCTTATCGCAAGAAATCTCAATACCGGTTAATGCGGTTCAGGGAATTTTTGCCAAGGAAACCACACAGGGTATTCTTTTCCCGCCGGAGGGTGAGGCAGATGCGGTACAACCCGAGAATGGCATTGAGAATCCGGATAAGCCACCGTCATCAACTCAAATCTCGCCCGCACCTGCTGGTAAAAAGCGCCGTTTCCAGGTTATCAAATAA
- a CDS encoding cytochrome c1, with protein MRKITQILFIFCLAPLVAFASGPEMKLDKAPIHPADKLSLQRGAQAFANYCLTCHSTEYMRYNRLRDLDLSENQISDNLIFTGQKVGELMTVAMRKKEAKQWFGVAPPDLSVIARSRGADWLYTYLRKFYRDESTATGWNNLLFDKVAMPHALYQLQGIQSVAVKTVDDGHGGKHEVKELKQDAPGTLSKTEYDMYIADLVNYLVYVGEPAATKRVQLGIIVMLFLFAMLGLTYALKQEYWRDIH; from the coding sequence ATGAGAAAAATAACACAGATCTTATTTATTTTTTGCCTGGCTCCCCTTGTCGCATTTGCCAGCGGTCCTGAAATGAAACTGGATAAGGCACCCATTCATCCAGCCGACAAGCTATCGCTGCAACGCGGCGCACAGGCTTTTGCCAACTATTGCCTGACCTGTCACAGCACCGAATACATGCGCTACAACCGGCTAAGAGACCTCGATCTCAGCGAGAATCAGATCAGCGATAACCTCATATTTACCGGGCAGAAAGTAGGCGAGCTCATGACGGTTGCCATGAGGAAAAAAGAAGCCAAACAGTGGTTCGGTGTAGCTCCACCCGATCTGTCTGTAATTGCCCGCTCGCGTGGCGCAGACTGGCTCTACACCTATCTTCGCAAGTTTTATCGTGATGAGTCCACAGCCACGGGCTGGAATAACCTTTTATTTGATAAGGTTGCCATGCCCCATGCACTCTATCAGTTGCAAGGAATACAATCGGTTGCGGTTAAAACCGTTGATGACGGCCACGGTGGAAAACATGAAGTCAAGGAATTGAAACAGGACGCACCGGGTACGCTTTCGAAAACCGAATATGACATGTATATCGCAGATCTGGTGAACTATCTGGTTTACGTAGGGGAACCCGCAGCCACAAAACGGGTACAATTGGGAATTATCGTCATGCTCTTCCTGTTTGCCATGCTGGGACTGACTTATGCCCTGAAACAAGAGTACTGGAGAGATATCCATTGA